DNA sequence from the Saimiri boliviensis isolate mSaiBol1 chromosome 5, mSaiBol1.pri, whole genome shotgun sequence genome:
AATTCCTCGGCATCATGGCCGCCCTTAGACCCCTTGTGAAACGGAAGATCGTCAAAAAGAGAACCAAGAAGTTCATCCGGCACCAGGCGGACCGATACGTCAAAATTAAGCGTAACTGGTGGAAACCCAGAGGTATTGACAACAGGGTTCGTAGAAGGTTCAAGGGCCAGATCTTGATGCCTAACATTGGTTATGGgagcaacaagaaaacaaagcacatgCTGCCCAGTGGCTTCCGGAAGTTCCTGGTCCACAACGTCAAGGAGCTGGAAGTGCTGCTGATGTGCAGCAAATCTTACTGTGCTGAGATTGCTCACAATGTTTCCTCCAAGAACCGCAAAGCCATCGTGGAAAGAGCTGCCCAGCTGGCCATCAGAGTCACCAACCCCAATGCCAGGCTGCGCAGCGAAGAAAATGAGTAGACAGCTTATGTGCAcgttttgtgtttaaataaaactgGCATCTTCCTTAGTTTTAAGTCTTCCGCTTCTTGGCTAAGTAAATGAGTAGACAGCTTATGTGCAcgttttgtgtttaaataaaactgGCATGttccttagtttttaaaaaaaaaaaaaaaaaaagaattacctgctctgtaaagtgaaataaaatatatatttggaaaaaaaaagaattacttgcCCTGGCAGTTATCTGTGCTGTTGCCTTCGCTAACAGCACTCTTTCCTAAGGAGTAATATCCCCCTCTCCCACCACCATCCACATGGCTACAGCCACTTGCTAGATCAGGTGTAGGCACTTGATCTAAGCCAGTACAATCAGAGGCCTTCTCCAGGATTTTTCAGACTGGAATGAAGGAGAGACAGCCACATGGTTCTTAAAGGACACTGACTCAAGAGCTGTTGGTGTCTATGTTTTCTACTTTAGGTAGATTCTGTCGTCAGTGAGAGCAGATAAAGCTGATGTGCAGAGAAGGGCCAAGCCAATTGTCAAAGGGCATTTTGATGGCAGTGGGGTTTCCGAGATATAACTACAGCCCTGCTCATCTCTTGGTTTGTCTTTTTAACCCTTCTTTGGAATGCAAAAGccaataatttctcatttttgcCAAAGGAAATTCAAATTAGGTTTCTATCACTTGCTGTCAAAAGAATTCCCACTTCATTGGCAAAAGGAAATGAATGGAATAAATTTTCCCTAAGTAGTAGATTTATATTTGAGTaatgttcattttattatatacaaatCTTTTCGATTCCCTATTATcgacttttaaaaattggaatgttTATGAATTTTTGATTATGTGATAAAAAAAGATGTTCAGGGTCTAGGGTGTGGTAAGAGAGGCAGGAGATAAGTTTGTAAAAGTAAATTGAGATTAGAATATACAGGGTCTTAAATGTCATGTGAAGTTTAAACTTTATCCTGCAGGTAATGGGGATCCATTTGGCAAGCTTTTAAGCAGAAGGATATATTTAGATAAATAATTTTGGTGGCAATTTGGAGCTTCAATAAAAtaggggaaaaatgaaaacagcttAATAGGTGCTTGTGCTGGGAACCTAATTAGATAAAGGTTATTCCAGTTGTCCAAGG
Encoded proteins:
- the LOC120364301 gene encoding large ribosomal subunit protein eL32-like, producing the protein MRSHGHSSEFLGIMAALRPLVKRKIVKKRTKKFIRHQADRYVKIKRNWWKPRGIDNRVRRRFKGQILMPNIGYGSNKKTKHMLPSGFRKFLVHNVKELEVLLMCSKSYCAEIAHNVSSKNRKAIVERAAQLAIRVTNPNARLRSEENE